Within the Petrotoga miotherma DSM 10691 genome, the region ATTAGCGGATGTTTGGGAATATACCCCTTTTGTTACTTTAGTTTTATTAGCTGGTTTAAAAGCTTTGCCACAAGAACCGTACGAAGCTGCATATGTAGACGGAGCTTCGGCTATTCAAAGATTTTTTTACATAACTTTACCTTTACTACGACCCTCAATCATGGTTGCTATTGTAATCAGGACATTAACGTCTTTAAGGGTATTTGACACAATTTTCATCATGACGGGTGGTGGACCAGGTTCTGCTACAGAAACTCTATCTTTTTATGGCTATAGGACTGCATTTCAATCATACCAAATGGGATATTCGTCAGCGATTAATCTGATCTCATTTTTCTTAGCGATTGTTTTTACTTTAATCTATATGAAAATACTAGGGTGGGATAATAATGAGTAAAAGTAAAATTATAAAAGTATTGTCAATGACAATAGTAGTTATAGCGTTAATTTGGACGCTTTATCCACTTATGTGGATTCTTTTTTCATCCTTTAAAACACCTATTGATCAGTTCACTATTCCACCAAAGTGGATCCCAGAAAATTTTACTTTGAGGAATTATAAGATTTTTTTTAGTAACACCGAATTCGTAAGAGCCTTCTTAAATAGTATTATAGTCACCGCCTCCTCCACTATTTTAGCACTAATCCTTGGTATACCAGCGGCTTATGGTTTGGCTCGTTTTAAATGGAAACATGCAAGTCTATTGTCATTTATTATATTGTTAGCACGTATGACTCCTCCGATTGTTATGGTGTTACCTTTTTTCTTAATTTCTCGCATTCTAAATCTATCAGGAACATACATACCTATTATCATGGCTAGTTCTTTTTTCAGCGTACCTTTTGCGGTGTGGATGATGCAAGGATTTTTTTCTGAAATTCCTGAATCACTAGAGGAAGCTGCTATGATAGATGGTTGTACGAGATTTGAATCGTTGAGAAAAATAGTTCTTCCCTTAGTATTGCCAGGAATTTCGGCAACTTCAATATTATGTGCACTCGTATCATGGAATGAATTTTTATTCGCCTTAATTTTAACTGGCCAAGAAACTAGAACACTGCCTGTACTTGTGAATATGTTTGTAAGTGAAAAGAATGTTGATTGGGGGGTAATGAGCGCTGCTGCGTTAATCACTGTTATACCCATGATAATCTTCGGACTACTTGTTCAAAACAATTTGGTTAGAGGGTTAACTGCAGGAAGTGGAAAATAACTTTGATTTTTGGAACTTCTAGCTTGTTTTTTTCACAAGAAAAAACAAAAAGATGATATAATAAATAAGCATATGATTTTGCTTAAAAATTTTCTCTTTTTTTCGGCAAGAAGGTTAATTTATGGGAGGCTCGTTTAAGGTTGGAAAAAGAAACAACAGTCAACGAAAAAAATTATTATTCTAGGTTGGACACGTTTATAAGAAAAAATTATCCCGAAATAAAGTTGGGAGCTATTTACAGTTTGATAAGAAAAGGTTTTGTTAAAGTCAACGAAAAGAGGGTCAAAAAGAACAATTATATTTTAGAAATAGGAGACAACGTTAAAATTATTCTGGCTGAAAATAAATTAGAAGAAATATCCAGACCTGCTCAACCTTCTTTAAAAGCAAGACCAGTCTCTTTTGATATTATCTATGAAGATAAAAACCTTCTAGTGATAAACAAACCCGCCAAAGTATCTGTACACCCTGGTTCTAAAGAAGAAATGGCAACGATAATCGAGGGAGTGATGCACTACTCACGAGGTGAATTTGAGCCTCACTTGGTACATCGTTTAGACAAATTAACGTCTGGGGTAATGGTTGTGGCGAAAAATAAACAAACAGCTCGTGAGTTAACACAGTTAATCAAAAGTAGGGAAACAAAAAAATATTACTTAACCTTATTAGTAGGAAATTTAAATAAAAAAAGTGGCGAATTAGTTTCTACAGTTTATGGCAAAACAGCCCAGTTAAAATATCAGCTTAAGAAAAAATTCGATTTATTTGGGGATATATATTCTTTGGTAGAGATTGAATTATACACAGGCAGAAAACATCAAATAAGAGTTCAATTCGCTGATTTAGGTTTTCCCATTGCTGGGGATGATAATCACGGAGATAAAAAGAGAAACAAGCTCTTAAGAAAGAATTATGGTTTAAAAAGAATTTTTCTTCATGCTAGTAAGATTTCTTTTGATTATAATAATCAGCATTATGATTTTTCCGCACCACTGAGCGAAGATCTTCAAATTGTATTGGACAAATTGGAGAAGAGCACAAAGAGGAATTGAGGGGATCGAAAATGAACAAAATAAGAAAGCCGATAATTTTTATTACCTTATTCAGCTCTTTGATTTTCTTCTTTTACGCATTTTATATTGATTATCAAAATTCTAAAAACTATTCTATATTGCCTACAGAAGATCAACTGAATTCTGTACAGAAAAGTGGCTATAATTTCATGGCTTATAACCAATATGCCATATTAAAAGATTTTGAATCTCAGGGCTTCAAAGAAGATCAATCTTTTTTAAGAGAATTATCAAACCAATACGATTACGTACTAGTTGTCGAATTTTCTGATTTTGATAAGTATTTTACGGAAATAAAAGATAAGTTAGATAAAGATATTCTAAATAATATGAGATATGTACATTACATCAAATCTGGAGAGATAGATAAATTTGACGATCAAATGATAGTTCAAAGATTTCATAGGGCCTTGAAAGAAAGAAAGATAAGATACTTTTTGTTTCCTGATCATCCAAGGACCCCAGAGCTAATGAGATTAGTTCAAAAAGATTTAGGAACCCCCGTTACAATCGATTCAATTAAGTACTATTCTCCTACAGTTATCTTTCTATGGGTAGGTTTTGGGCTCATCACAATGAATTTATTTGTATATATACCCCTTTTTTCTATCTTATATATTTTAGCTTTTTTCTTTTTATACAATTGGTCTTTCACTTTGGCGGCAACTTTGTTTTCAATCATCATCTTTTTTAGAATTTCTAAAAATAACCTTCTAAAAATAATTGGCTACGCTTTATTGTTTGGAGTTTTAGTGTATATGAGCGCTTACAACTCTTTATTTATCTTCAAGCTTAATAACGTTAGAGGGGTCAAAATCCTACTTTTAGTTTTGCCTTTGTTAGTACTGTTAAAAGCGTTTATGGATTTTACCGGTTTTAAATTTAGCAAATTTAATATCTCAGAATCCTTTAAGAAGGTTAAAGAGTTTAAATTTAACAAGTCAGATGTTTTATTACTAATTTTTGTCGCATTCGCTGGAATTATATACGTAGTAAGAAGCTCAAACTGGGCTTTCGTTACAAATTTTGAAAGAAGAGCTAGGGATGCGTTAGAGAGGGCGCTTATAGCAAGGCCAAGAACAAAAGAACTTATTTCATATTTGTTTTATTACACTACTCCTCTTTCAGGGAGGAGATTTATATGGGACTTTTTTAAGGCGCTGCTACCAGTATCGATACTTGACACTTTTTTACATATTCACACACCGTTGAATTTAAGTGTTCTACGAACGATCAACGGCTTTTTAGTTTCTCTTTTACTTTTGTTAGTTATAATATTGATAGAAAACATGTATAGAAAGTTTATACATTCAGGCCAAGAACCATATAAACAAGAAGAAAATATTAGAGAAGAAAATTCAACCGCCGAGGAGGGGATAGAATGAATAACTTGAAAGTTTTTTTAAGAAGCGCAGCAATTATTGGAAGTATCGTGGTAGCAGGACTTTCTGTCTATTTGTTTTACCTTGAAAGTGTCAATCAAAGACTTTTCGAGTATTTTAATTTTTCGGATTTTTTAAACTTTCTCTTTATAGGCCTATTTATCGGACTGATAGGAGGCTTAATATTTTTTTATTTTCTGTTTCTATTTAACAAAAAGTACGGTATGACATTTTCGATCATATTACTTAGTGTGCTTTCTGCTTTGTCTATTGTTGTATACTCTTCGATGATTTTAAGCGTTATTTTTATTGCCAACCTAATTGGATTATCTTTGGTAATATATTTCACAAGGCAAAAGCCAGAAAACAAAAAATACGTTAAACCTTCATCACTCAAAACTGACAAAGAACGAACTGACAAAAATTCAGAAAATTAATTCGAAGGCGCCGTGAATTGACACGGCGCCTATTGATATCATTTAACTTTTATTTTTCTCTCATTGTAAACGTTCTCAGCTTCTTTTAGGATATTACAAGCCTTTCTTAACTCTTCACTGTTTAATACATAAGCGATTCTTATTTCTTGCTTGCCAGCACCTGGTGTAGCATAAAAACCTGACAACGGTGAAACCATAACAGTTTCTCCATTCACATCGAAGTCGGTAAGCATCCACTTGATGAACTCCTCAGAATCATCGATCGGTAGTTTAACGGAGAGATAAAATGAACCATGGGGTTTCTTACAAACGGCTCCTTCGATCTTTTTTATCTCTTCGTATGCAGCATCCCTTCTTTTTTGGTACTCTAAAGCAACACCTTGATAATAATCTTTCCCCAAATCCTTGAGTAACCCTAAAACACCAAATTGAGCCAACAAAGGTGGAGATAATCGAGATTGAGCAAATTTCATAACTTGCTCTAAAAGTTTCTTGTTTTTAGTAGCAAAAACTCCAATTCTTGCTCCACAAGCGCTGTACCTTTTCGATACGCTGTCGATTAAAATGAATCTGTCTCTGTCTTCAAAATTCATGACGGATACATGCTTAGTCCCGTCAAAAGTGAATTCTTTATATACCTCATCTGATATTACAAATATGTCTTTTTCTTTTGCAAAGTCAACGATTCTTTTTACTTCATCATAACTGTACACAGCCCCTGTGGGATTTGAAGGATTTGAAAAGATTATTGCTCTTACCTTTTCGTTGTAAGCTTTTTCGAATTCTTGTTTACTTGGAACGGCATAACCGGTTTCGGGATCCGATTTTACTGGGCAAAGTTTTATATTTAACATCTCTGCAAAACCTTTATAATTAGCATAAAAAGGCTCTATAACCATTACTTCATCCCCTGGATCAGCAACAGATGCCAAGGCGAAAATTGCTGCCTCACTTCCACCTGTAGTAACGATCAACTCTTGGGGATCAAAGTCTATATCCCACAACTTATAATAATCGGAAAAAGCCTCACGTAACTCTAATAGGCCAGCAGAATGACTGTAATAAATTACTTTGGATGAATATTTTTTTATTCCTTCGAAGAATGCCTTAGGTGTTTCAATATCAGGCTGTCCTATGTTTAAAAGGTAAACTTTTTTACCTTGTTCCTTTGCCCTTTCTGCGTAAGGAACTAACTTTCTAATAGGAGAAAATTGTGTATTTAAAACTCTTTGAGATATTTTCATATTTTTCCCTCCTCATTCTCATTTTTACTGACTCAAGAAGTTCTAAAGCCTGTTTTAGCGCCCCTTCGCCCCGCAGCCCACCCACAAGGAGAAGGAATCTTTGCCCATTCGCTTCGTTCCCCATTCTTAAGGATAAAGTATCAATTTACTTTCTGACAGTACCTATTATAATTTAATTAAACTAAAAAGTCAAAGGTCACCAGAGCTGATTATAAGTGATTACAGCTTTTTGCAGGCAATTATTCAAGAAATGAAAAAAATTTCATAGAAAATATTTTCTAATTAATGAAGGAAATATTTGAGCGGGATGTTAAATCATAATTAATTGTCATCAGAATAGAGTAATGGTTAGATAGTATTCATGTCTTTGAAATTGATTTGCTTTTTGTTAGTTGACTGTTATATAATTAATTGAAAAATACGGCCTTTAGTTTATTATTGGATCTCTACTCAGAGGAGGGACTCATATTGAAGACGAAAGATCTTGCAATTTCTGGTATAATGATTGCCTTAGTTTTTGTTTTAACCTTTGCTATAAAAGTTCCTGTACCGTTCACAAGGGGTTACGTACATTTGGGAGATAGCATAATATTCATTTCAGCAATTTTGTTTGGTAGGAGGGTTGGAGCCTTAGCTGGGGGATTGGGTTCCGCTTTGGCAGATTTGGTTGGAGGTTATGCTTATTGGGCTATACCCACTTTAATTATAAAGTCCGTTATGGGGGCTTTAATCGGTTGGGTTTCTGATAGTTATAGAAACAAATATTCGGGCAAAAAAGAACTTACTATCTTTCTCTCAAGTATAGGTATATGGTTGGCTTTTTCCTTAACTCTTTCCTTATTCTTAAACAACTTGATAACGAATTTAACGACATCTCCTTTGACTAACAATCTAATGAATGAATTGGGATATGAAAGTATAGAAGAGTTAGAAAATTTTTTATTAAACGCTAGAGGGTTAATCAACATTATTCTTTTAGCAATACCTATAGCCCTAATACTAATTTCGTTGTTCCTTAGAGGAAAGAGTTCAACACTTTTCAGACTAGGTAATTTGATGGGAAGTATGATAGCCGGTCTATGGATGGTTATAGGATATTTTTTTGCAGGTAGAATTATAGTTGGTAATTGGGTGATGCCTATTTTTGAAGTACCTTGGAATGTTTTACAATTCACCGTAGGAATTCTCGTTGCATATATAGTGTTATTCGGTCTACAAAAGACAAAACTTTTTGAAAATTCCCAAAAGTAAAAAGGCAATCTCGGTTGCCTGTGCAACCGAGATCTTTTTATTTTACTATTATTATTTATTTGATCAACAATTCATATCTTTTATTTACTTCTTCCCAATTAACTATGTTCCACCAAGCTTGTATGTATTCTGGTCTCCTGTTTTGATATTTCAAATAATAAGCGTGTTCCCAAACATCCAAGCCCAACACAGGTTTCAAACTGTACATAATCGGGTTATCTTGATTTGGGGTGGATAGAATTGAAAGATGCCCGTAGTTATCTAAAACCATCCAAGCCCATCCACTTCCAAATCTTGTTGCTGCTGCATTTGAAAATTCTTCTTTAAATTTGTCGAAGCTTCCGAATGTTTTATCAATACTTTCAGCTAACTTTCCAGAAGGTTTACCACCACCGTTGGGTCCCATTATTGTCCAAAATAAAGAATGATTGTAATGTCCACCTCCGTTGTTCCTTACTGTTGTTCTAATATCAGCGGGTATATTGTCTAAATCCTTGAGGATATCTTCTATACTTTTACTTGTCCATTCAGGATACTTTTCTAAAGCCGCATTTAAATTTTTAACGTAACCTCCATGATGCTTAGTATGGTGAATCTCCATTGTTGTTGCATCTATGTAAGGTTCTAGCGCATCGTAAGGATAACTCAATTTTGGTAATTCAAAAGCCATAATTACACCTCCATAATTCGATTAATTTCCGATAATTTTTGTCGTATTTAAATTATACCACACATTTTATCATTATGCAAGTCCAACTTGATATTCATATATTCTTAATAAATCTTATAAAAAGAGGAAAATGTATGTGTTATAATTACCTTCGGAATTTTGAAAAAATCTGCCGGAGGAAACCAAATGAAGGTTTTTCTAAGTGATTTGCACATCGGTTTAGGTAACGAATCCGATGACTTTATATACGATGACAGACTAATCAAGTTACTACGTGATCTTGATGATGAAAACAATGAGTTATTTATCGTTGGAGATTTTTTTGAGTTATCTAACTTAATCAATGATGGTCTCATGGTGGATACGGCTTCTGAATATGCAGAAAAATTTGATCCGTCTTTAATAGATGCAATATTTGCTAGCCACGAAAAGATGATCGAAGAGTTCCGAAAATTTTCAAAAAAACATCGAATTTATTATATCGCAGGTAACCACGATTACTATGTTCTTTTAAATCAAAAAATAAATGAAAAGATCAAAGAAACATTTGAAAATTGTGAAATTTTACCCTATTATTATGATCCAAACTTAAGATTATTTGTAATACACGGTAATCAGTTCGATATAGTCAACAGATTGAGCAAAGATAAAGATGGAAACCTTATTCCCCCATTTGCAGAGTACATGAACAAATACATGAATTATAATTTTGGAAAAGTCGCCGGGAAAATTCTACCTGCTGAGCTTTATTCAGATTATCAAAATATTTATCCTCAGTTGGATGTTTTCAAGTGGTTGGATATTATAAAAGAAAAATATGATCTTAATTACAATTTAAAAAACAAATGGATTGAAACCTTCACACAACTGATTAAAACCCCTCAGGTAAAAAAGTGGATGAAAATAAACTTTCCTGGTGTAAATATTCTATCCAATATATTTGTGAATAACTTGGGGGGCATGAAGTTAGGTGAAGCTATAGTTAGAGTAGGAATGTTCTTCAGAAGTATGAGAAATTCGAATTCTCTTTTAATGAAGGCAGAAGAACTTTTAAACGATAAATTCTATATACCGAAAGAATATCTTATTGGGTTTTATGATCAAGATATTTCTTTTGCTAAGGGAGAAATAAAGGGAATAGTTATGGGTCATAACCATAGAGCGTCCTTTAATATCATAAAAAACGGAGGCTCAAAAGAAGTTTATATTAATACTGGAACATGGAAATTCATGGTAAATAGAAATTTTGGAATAAATAGAAATGAGTTCATCAAAAAAAAGTTAATTTCCTATCTGTTGATAGACGACTCAAATAAGTCCATGAATTTTAAATTAGTGAGAGAAGAGGCGTTTTAATTCTTAAAATTGTATGTTAAATTTTACCCAAATGAGAAATAGAAAAAAAGTAATTAGAATATAATTAAACAAAGTGTGATGATTTAAACACTAGTTTTTTTGTAATTATAATTTTTTCATAAAAATAGCTAGGAGGGAAACAGATGGGAAAAAAGTACGTATACGTGTGGAATAAAAACCGAGTAGAAGGCAACTCGAAAATGAAAGACATTCTTGGTGGAAAAGGTGCTAACTTAGCAGAGATGGCATCTTTAGGTTTGCCAGTACCTCCAGGTTTCACTATTTCAACGGAAGTATGTAAATATTATTGGGATAATGGCAGAAAATTCCCAGAAGATCTTAAATCTGTTGTTGAAGAAGCCATGACAGAGCTTGAAAATGTTACTGGCAAAAAATTCGGTGACAACAAAAATCCTCTTTTGGTTTCAGTCAGGTCAGGTGCCGCTGTTTCTATGCCTGGAATGATGGATACTATATTGAATTTAGGTCTTAACGATGAATCAGTCGAGGGATTAGCCAAGCTAACTAACAACGAAAGATTTGCTTGGGATTCTTATAGAAGATTTATCCAAATGTTTGGTGATGTTGCTTTAGGTATCGCCCATGAAAAATTCGAAGAAGCCCTTAATGAAGTTAAAAGAGAAAAAGGCGTAAAACAAGATTTAGAATTAGATGCGAACGATCTCAAAAAAGTTGTTGAATTATACAAGAAATTGTACAAAGAAGAGGGAAAAGAGTTCCCACAAGATCCTATGAAACAACTTTGGATTGCTATTGAAGCAGTTTTTGGAAGTTGGAACAATCCAAGGGCTATAAAGTATAGACAAATTAATGAAATGGATAAACAAGGGCTTTTAGGAACTGCTGTGAATGTAGTTGCTATGGTTTTTGGTAACATGGGAGAAGACAGCGGTACAGGTGTGGCTTTCACAAGAGATCCAAATACTGGTGAAAAGAAATATTACGGTGAATTTCTAACCAATGCACAAGGGGAAGATGTCGTTGCTGGTATAAGAACTCCAAAAAGTTTGGATGAGTTAAAGAGTATCAATCCTAAAACATATAACCAGTTACTTGAGGTTATGGATAAATTGGAGAAACATTTTAGAGATATGCAAGACATAGAATTTACAGTTGAAAAAGGACAATTATATATGCTTCAAACAAGAAGCGGAAAAAGAACTGCTGCTGCGGCTGTTAAAATTGCGGTAGATATGGTAAAAGAAGGTCTCATAAGCAAACAAGAAGCAGTGATGAGAGTTAAGCCCGCAGATATAGAAAAATTACTACATCCTATTTTCGATTCTGAAGAATTAAAAAATGCCCAATACATTGGGAAAGGATTACCCGCATCTCCTGGTGCTGCAACTGGAAAGATTGTTTTTAGCGCAGACGATGCCGAAAAGCTGGCAAAAGATGGTGAAAAAGTAATCCTCGCTAGACCCGAAACATCCCCCGAAGATGTTGGCGGTATGAACGTTGCAGAAGGAATATTAACATCACGTGGAGGCATGACTTCTCATGCTGCCGTAGTTGCCAGAGGAATGGGTAAGACAGCTGTTGTTGGAGCAGAAGATATAGTCATCGATTTAAAAAATAAAGTTATAAAATCTAATGGAGTTGAATTAAAGGAAGGCGATTGGATTTCCATCGATGGAAACGAAGGAAAAGTTTACGCTGGAAAAATCAAAACAGTTAGACCCGAAGGATTAGCAGGGGATATTTCAGTATTGCTTGAGTACGCAGATGAGGTTTCAGTTTTAGGGGTCAGAGCAAACGCAGATATCCCAAGAGATGCAAAAGTTG harbors:
- a CDS encoding ECF transporter S component, which produces MKTKDLAISGIMIALVFVLTFAIKVPVPFTRGYVHLGDSIIFISAILFGRRVGALAGGLGSALADLVGGYAYWAIPTLIIKSVMGALIGWVSDSYRNKYSGKKELTIFLSSIGIWLAFSLTLSLFLNNLITNLTTSPLTNNLMNELGYESIEELENFLLNARGLINIILLAIPIALILISLFLRGKSSTLFRLGNLMGSMIAGLWMVIGYFFAGRIIVGNWVMPIFEVPWNVLQFTVGILVAYIVLFGLQKTKLFENSQK
- a CDS encoding carbohydrate ABC transporter permease, whose translation is MSKSKIIKVLSMTIVVIALIWTLYPLMWILFSSFKTPIDQFTIPPKWIPENFTLRNYKIFFSNTEFVRAFLNSIIVTASSTILALILGIPAAYGLARFKWKHASLLSFIILLARMTPPIVMVLPFFLISRILNLSGTYIPIIMASSFFSVPFAVWMMQGFFSEIPESLEEAAMIDGCTRFESLRKIVLPLVLPGISATSILCALVSWNEFLFALILTGQETRTLPVLVNMFVSEKNVDWGVMSAAALITVIPMIIFGLLVQNNLVRGLTAGSGK
- a CDS encoding pyridoxal phosphate-dependent aminotransferase, with the translated sequence MKISQRVLNTQFSPIRKLVPYAERAKEQGKKVYLLNIGQPDIETPKAFFEGIKKYSSKVIYYSHSAGLLELREAFSDYYKLWDIDFDPQELIVTTGGSEAAIFALASVADPGDEVMVIEPFYANYKGFAEMLNIKLCPVKSDPETGYAVPSKQEFEKAYNEKVRAIIFSNPSNPTGAVYSYDEVKRIVDFAKEKDIFVISDEVYKEFTFDGTKHVSVMNFEDRDRFILIDSVSKRYSACGARIGVFATKNKKLLEQVMKFAQSRLSPPLLAQFGVLGLLKDLGKDYYQGVALEYQKRRDAAYEEIKKIEGAVCKKPHGSFYLSVKLPIDDSEEFIKWMLTDFDVNGETVMVSPLSGFYATPGAGKQEIRIAYVLNSEELRKACNILKEAENVYNERKIKVK
- a CDS encoding RluA family pseudouridine synthase — translated: MEKETTVNEKNYYSRLDTFIRKNYPEIKLGAIYSLIRKGFVKVNEKRVKKNNYILEIGDNVKIILAENKLEEISRPAQPSLKARPVSFDIIYEDKNLLVINKPAKVSVHPGSKEEMATIIEGVMHYSRGEFEPHLVHRLDKLTSGVMVVAKNKQTARELTQLIKSRETKKYYLTLLVGNLNKKSGELVSTVYGKTAQLKYQLKKKFDLFGDIYSLVEIELYTGRKHQIRVQFADLGFPIAGDDNHGDKKRNKLLRKNYGLKRIFLHASKISFDYNNQHYDFSAPLSEDLQIVLDKLEKSTKRN
- a CDS encoding DUF5693 family protein, which gives rise to MNKIRKPIIFITLFSSLIFFFYAFYIDYQNSKNYSILPTEDQLNSVQKSGYNFMAYNQYAILKDFESQGFKEDQSFLRELSNQYDYVLVVEFSDFDKYFTEIKDKLDKDILNNMRYVHYIKSGEIDKFDDQMIVQRFHRALKERKIRYFLFPDHPRTPELMRLVQKDLGTPVTIDSIKYYSPTVIFLWVGFGLITMNLFVYIPLFSILYILAFFFLYNWSFTLAATLFSIIIFFRISKNNLLKIIGYALLFGVLVYMSAYNSLFIFKLNNVRGVKILLLVLPLLVLLKAFMDFTGFKFSKFNISESFKKVKEFKFNKSDVLLLIFVAFAGIIYVVRSSNWAFVTNFERRARDALERALIARPRTKELISYLFYYTTPLSGRRFIWDFFKALLPVSILDTFLHIHTPLNLSVLRTINGFLVSLLLLLVIILIENMYRKFIHSGQEPYKQEENIREENSTAEEGIE
- the ppdK gene encoding pyruvate, phosphate dikinase, whose translation is MGKKYVYVWNKNRVEGNSKMKDILGGKGANLAEMASLGLPVPPGFTISTEVCKYYWDNGRKFPEDLKSVVEEAMTELENVTGKKFGDNKNPLLVSVRSGAAVSMPGMMDTILNLGLNDESVEGLAKLTNNERFAWDSYRRFIQMFGDVALGIAHEKFEEALNEVKREKGVKQDLELDANDLKKVVELYKKLYKEEGKEFPQDPMKQLWIAIEAVFGSWNNPRAIKYRQINEMDKQGLLGTAVNVVAMVFGNMGEDSGTGVAFTRDPNTGEKKYYGEFLTNAQGEDVVAGIRTPKSLDELKSINPKTYNQLLEVMDKLEKHFRDMQDIEFTVEKGQLYMLQTRSGKRTAAAAVKIAVDMVKEGLISKQEAVMRVKPADIEKLLHPIFDSEELKNAQYIGKGLPASPGAATGKIVFSADDAEKLAKDGEKVILARPETSPEDVGGMNVAEGILTSRGGMTSHAAVVARGMGKTAVVGAEDIVIDLKNKVIKSNGVELKEGDWISIDGNEGKVYAGKIKTVRPEGLAGDISVLLEYADEVSVLGVRANADIPRDAKVAREFGAQGIGLCRTEHMFFGPERINKMRTMIVSKTEEQRKAALEQLLPFQRSDFKGLFEEMEGFSVTIRLLDPPLHEFVPESDEQIKEVAKMIGISEEELRSTVKDLEEFNPMMGHRGVRLAITYPEIAEMQTKAIILAAIDMIKEGKKVQPEIMIPLVGNVKELTILKESVKRIADELIKENNVDLEYKIGTMIEVPRACVVADQIGAEADFFSFGTNDLTQLGLGFSRDDYGKFIGDYIEKGIYEKDPFQQIDREGVGRLIKLALDGGRSTNPKLKVGICGEHGGDPDSIEFAHLVGLDYVSCSPYRVPVARLAAAQAAVNYKRGKTVNY
- a CDS encoding metallophosphoesterase, whose translation is MKVFLSDLHIGLGNESDDFIYDDRLIKLLRDLDDENNELFIVGDFFELSNLINDGLMVDTASEYAEKFDPSLIDAIFASHEKMIEEFRKFSKKHRIYYIAGNHDYYVLLNQKINEKIKETFENCEILPYYYDPNLRLFVIHGNQFDIVNRLSKDKDGNLIPPFAEYMNKYMNYNFGKVAGKILPAELYSDYQNIYPQLDVFKWLDIIKEKYDLNYNLKNKWIETFTQLIKTPQVKKWMKINFPGVNILSNIFVNNLGGMKLGEAIVRVGMFFRSMRNSNSLLMKAEELLNDKFYIPKEYLIGFYDQDISFAKGEIKGIVMGHNHRASFNIIKNGGSKEVYINTGTWKFMVNRNFGINRNEFIKKKLISYLLIDDSNKSMNFKLVREEAF
- a CDS encoding superoxide dismutase, yielding MAFELPKLSYPYDALEPYIDATTMEIHHTKHHGGYVKNLNAALEKYPEWTSKSIEDILKDLDNIPADIRTTVRNNGGGHYNHSLFWTIMGPNGGGKPSGKLAESIDKTFGSFDKFKEEFSNAAATRFGSGWAWMVLDNYGHLSILSTPNQDNPIMYSLKPVLGLDVWEHAYYLKYQNRRPEYIQAWWNIVNWEEVNKRYELLIK